The Cytobacillus firmus genome segment AAGCAGAGGGAGAAACAGTAATTAAGGATGCAGAGGAACTTAAGGTAAAGGAAACGAATCGCATTGATACGGTTGTCAATGAACTCTCAGAGCTTGGAGCCGTGATTACTGCTACAGAAGATGGAATGGTAATCAGGGGAAAATCATCTCTTTCAGGTGGAACTGTCTCAAGTCACGGAGACCATCGGATCGGCATGATGCTGGCAATTGCTGCCGCCATTTCAAAAGACGAAGTTCACCTTCAGCAGAAAGAAGCAATTTCTGTATCCTATCCGTCGTTTTTTGATCATTTAGATAGCCTTATTTCAGATTGAATTACATTCATAGAAAAAAGAGCTGTTTTCTTGCAGCTCTTTTTCTGTACAAGCAGTCATATTTATCTGAAAATTTCATAGCTTGTCATAAGACCGTTTAAGAGGGTGGTTTTATGACATATATTATTGAGAATGCAAATCTGCTAAAGGAAGACAAGCTGTTAAAAACATCTATGCTGATAAGAAATAATGAGATTTCACTGATGCAGACTGAAATGAAAAGGTTTCAATTCACAAGAATGGATGCGGGTGCATTTATTATGTCTGCAGGATTCGTGGTTCTGGACACATCCATCCCGCTTGAAAAGCCCTTTTCAGAACTCAAAGAGTATTATATCCGGGAGTTTATTTTAAAAGGATGTACAGCCTTCCTGACAGCCGTGCCTGTTAAGCATGAATATTCTTTGAAGAGTGATCTTAAAAGCTTTAATGCAAGTTTATTAAGCAGCCCGATTGATTATATTATTGGTGTGAAAATTCCTGTCCGTCTCCTTACCCCTTCTTTTATGAGAAAATGTAAGAGAGAAAGAGTTCCTGTTGTTTTTGTTGAAATACAGGATGCAAAGGAGCTTGAACAAGTTCCATGGGGTTGGCTGCGGGAAGCAATGTTTCCTTATAATTGTCCGCTTGTACCCATCTTTGCAGGCAGGAATGAAAAGGAGAAAAGCAGAATAAATACATTATGGGCAAAACTGATGCAGGAAGAGAAAATACCTTCGGTGCCGAATGAGCTGATGGAACACGAGCCTTTATCGAGGTCAGTTCTGTCCAAAGCCGGGATTTACCCTTTAAAAGGGAATATCCATCAGGGCGGGGAAGTCAGTTATAATTTATTTGAAAAACCTGAAGAAGGTCTTACCGTTGAAGAATCACAGCTGTTTCATTATCATAGAGATAAACTTGCTGTCACTGTACTGAAGGGAAAAGTGATTAGAGCCGGACAAGAAGTGATTTTTCGTTCAGGTTCCGGCGAGCAGGTTAAAATCAGCACACCAGCTTATTTTAAAATAGCCGATTAGCATTCGAAAGGAATTTAGTATGGATAAAGTAAATAAAATCATTACTCTTTTAGAAAACGGTCATCATGAAGAAGCGTTGGAGAGCTATCAGCAAATACTGCTGGATGGTTCTCATGAAGAAAGGTTCCTGCTGGCTGAAGAACTGTTCCAGTACGGGTTCCTTGAGGAATCAAAAGCCTTATATGAACGGCTTCTGGAAGCATATCCGGAAGAAGGAGAACTGCTCGTTCTGCTGGCTGAAACACATATTGATCTTGGAAATGAAGAGGAAGCCATCCTTGTCCTTGAAAGAATAAATGAACATGATCCGAGCTTTCCGCAGTCGCTTCTCTTATTAGCAGACCTTTATCAGATGGATGGTCTATTTGAGGTCAGCGAACAAAAGCTCCTGAAAGCAAAAGAAATATTGCCTGATGAGATAATTGTAGATTTTGCCCTGGGTGAACTTTATGCAGAGCAGGGTCGGTTCCTGGAAGCAAAGCGGATTTATGAAAAAGTTCTCAGGAAAGAGGAAATCATTGCAGGCATAAATGTAAATCAGAGATTGGCGGATATTCTCAGTGCAGGCGGAGCATTTGAAGAAGCCCTTCCATATTACGAAAAAGCGCTTGATGACAAACTGGAGATTAATACCCTTTTCAGTTATGCTTTTACAGCGCTTCAAGCCGGCTTTAACCGTACAGCCATTGAAAAATTGACTGAACTGAAGGAGCTGGATCCCGAGTATCATTCACTGTATTTATACCTTGCTCAGGCATACGAGCGGGAGGAAGAAGCCGCGAGCGGCCTGGAAGCAGTCAAGGAAGGCTTGAAACAGGACGAATTTAACAAAGAGCTATTCTTCTATGGCGGGAAGCTTGCCTTGAAAACTGGCAATGAAAAAGAATCCGAAGATATGTTCAGGCAGGCTCTTGCACTGGATCCCGAATATGTCCAGGCAGCGATTCTTTTAAATAAACTTCTCCTCCAGCAGGAAAGATATGAAGATGTAATCGAAATTACTGAAATGCTGAACGAGCTGGAAGAGCCCCAGCTATTATGGGATTCAGCCGTTGCCTTTCAGCATTTAGAGGAATATTCAGAGGCATTAAACAAATATCAGCTTGCATATACTTTCTTTAAACAGCAGCAGGATTTTCTTTCAGATTACGGATATTTTTTAGCAGAGGAAGGAAAAAGGGAAGAGGCTGCCGAAATTTTTAATACATTAACCAAACTGGAGCCTGGCAATGAGGAATATCTGGATGTGCTGCAGCGACTCACGGATGATTTTCTTGATTAAATATGGCAGTTTCTATACTTAATGCAGTTTCAGTAAGACCAAATTTGTCTGTAAGCAGAGGAGGGAATCAAAAATGGCGACCCCTGTATCTGTCAACGAGAAGAAAGATTTTATCCGCTGGTTTTTGAACCATTATCAGCTCAAAAGAAGAGAATGTGTTTGGATTCTCAATTATTTGATGAGTCATGACCAGCTTATGGAGAAGGTGCATTTTGTGGAGCAGGCACAGTATTGCCCAAGAGGCCTGATCATGTCGACACATTGTGTGGATGAAGTTCCTTTCCGTT includes the following:
- a CDS encoding tetratricopeptide repeat protein encodes the protein MDKVNKIITLLENGHHEEALESYQQILLDGSHEERFLLAEELFQYGFLEESKALYERLLEAYPEEGELLVLLAETHIDLGNEEEAILVLERINEHDPSFPQSLLLLADLYQMDGLFEVSEQKLLKAKEILPDEIIVDFALGELYAEQGRFLEAKRIYEKVLRKEEIIAGINVNQRLADILSAGGAFEEALPYYEKALDDKLEINTLFSYAFTALQAGFNRTAIEKLTELKELDPEYHSLYLYLAQAYEREEEAASGLEAVKEGLKQDEFNKELFFYGGKLALKTGNEKESEDMFRQALALDPEYVQAAILLNKLLLQQERYEDVIEITEMLNELEEPQLLWDSAVAFQHLEEYSEALNKYQLAYTFFKQQQDFLSDYGYFLAEEGKREEAAEIFNTLTKLEPGNEEYLDVLQRLTDDFLD